The Thermovirga sp. DNA window GCCTTCAGCGGCGTGATGCAGGACCGGACATTGGGTACACCATCAACGACCAGGAAGCAGGAGGAACATTTGCCGATGGCACAGAAGAAACCCCTTGGCTGCCGCCTCTGAGGGGTCAACCTGTAAATCCTTATTCCATTTGCATGAAGAGCTGCGGCAATCGGTTCGCTCTCAAACCCCTCCAGCTCTTCATCATC harbors:
- a CDS encoding (2Fe-2S)-binding protein; its protein translation is MDLIHEHPILDFRHGKKIKFTFDDEELEGFESEPIAAALHANGIRIYRLTPQRRQPRGFFCAIGKCSSCFLVVDGVPNVRSCITPLKA